The nucleotide window GCAGGGCGTCGTCGGCTTCGAGGGCCTGATCTCGATCCGCTCCCGTTTTCCGCGCGTGCCTATTCTCGTCGTGTCCGGCCTCGAGGACCCGCGGATCATGCGCGAGGCGCTCCAGCATGGCGCGGCCGGGTTCGTGCCGAAGGCGGTCGACAAGGCGACGCTGACCCGCGCCATCGCCGATGTGCTCGGTGGAGGCCTGTCGATCCCCGCGGCGCTGTCGGGGCCTGCCGCGGGCCTGCCATCCCCGGCGACCCATCTGGCCGAGCGGATCGCCCGCTTGACCCCGCAGCAATTGCGCGTGCTCCTGATGATTCGACAGGGAAAGCTCAACAAGCAGATCGCGCACGAACTTCAGGTCGGCGATTCCACCGTGAAGGCCCATGTCTCCGAGATTCTGCGCAAGCTCGACGTCATCAGCCGCACGCAGATCGTGATCCGGACGGCCCTGCTCGATTTCGACCAGATCCAGATGCCGCAGGCCGGATGAGCCGACGGCAGGCTTCCTCTCGGGTCATGTCCTTGCAACTCGTGACCTTGAACCTCGTGTCCTCGCAAGTCCTGCGTTCACGGTAATGTGCCCGGGTGAATCAGGTGCCTCGGCATGCCCGGCCGTTGCATCCCCGGCATGCATGGCCGATGACGTGACCTTGACGCCAAGATAGGGCGATCGACACCATGAGGTTCGTCGTCACACCGATCACGGCCCTCGGATCCGTTCCGTCGCCCTGCGTCCTCACTCCCCTCCGTCCGATGAAGCGAGTTCGATCATGAAGAGTTCGACGTTGAGGTCCGTCCTGGTGCTCGGGATTCTCACGGCATTGCCCATTACTGATGCGTCCGCCGCTGTCGGCGGCCGCATCGGTGCCTGCAAGCAGGAGATGAAGGCCAAGGGCCTGAAGGGCGACGAGCGCAAGACCTTCATGAAGTCCTGCAAGACCGACGCGCGTAAGGCCTGCAAGGCCGAGGCGAAATCGGCCGGTTCGGACAAGGCCGATCGGCACGCGTTCATCAAGTCCTGTCTGAAGGGCGACGCAGCACCCGGCGCCGCCCCCTCCTCGGATGCGCCGATGTCGCCCGGCTCGACCATGGCACCCGGCACCGGCGCTGCACCCGGCACTGGCGTCGCTCCCGGCACCGGCGTCGCTCCCGGCACTGGCATGTCACCGGGAGCAACGCCCCCGGCTCCTAAGCCCTGAAGCGCCAGACGCTGCTGCGCTTGATCTCCGCATCCTCCAGGGACCGGCTCACGGGCACTTCATAGGTGGCCAGAACGTCGAGCCGATCCTTCGGCAGGTAGGAGCGGCCGGGATCGCCGATGAGGATGGTGGCGCCCTGCTCATGCAGGGTCGCCAGCCAATCGGTGACGCGGCCGGCCAGATCCTGCTCGTAGAAGATGTCGGCGACGAGGATCACCGTGGCGCCGAGATCGGCCGGCTGAGAGCCGATGAGGTCGTCGAGGATGGGTACGATCCGGTCGCCGACGCCGTTGGCCCCGGCGTTGAGACCGATGGCTGCGATGGCGAAGGCGTCGAGATCGCTGGCCGTCGCGTGAGTGGCGCCGGCGAGAACCGCCGCAATCGCCACCAGCCCCGAGCCCGATGCGAAATCGAGGATTCGCTGCCCGGCGACGAGGTCCGGCCGGTCGAGGATGTGGCGGGCCAAGGCCTGTCCTCCGGCCCAGGCGAAGGCCCAGAACGGCGGCGGCAGGCCGATGGCGTCGAGTTCGTCCTCGGTCTTCTGCCACAGCTCCGTTGCCTCGTCGGCCACATGCAGCACGATCTCGGGGGCGTGCGGAACGGGCAGAAGCCGCGTGTTGGCACGAATGAAACCAAGGGGATCGACGGAAGGCGTCATGGGCGGAGCAGCTCCGCGTAGAGGCCCGACACGGCGTGCATCACGGCATCCTCGGTAAAGCCGTCCTCGACGACGCGCCGACGCGCGGCCTCGCCCATCCGCGCCGTGAGACGCGGGTCGGCGGCGAGCCTGACCATCGCGGCGGCCAGGGCCGGCGCGTCGTCGGCCGGGACCAGCAGACCCTCGATCCCCTCGCGAACCAACGTCCGGCAGCCGGGCACGTCGGTGGTGAGGAGAGCGCGCCCGCAGGCCGCCGCTTCCAGCAGCGTGCGCGGCAGCCCCTCTCCGCCGCGGGAGGGCAGGCATCCGACATGGTGCTCGGCCCAGACGCCGGTCACGTCGCGGGTGGGGCCGTGCCAGGTGACGCCGTCACGGTTCCAGGCGCGCAGCGTCTCTTCGGGGATCGCCCGGCGGTTCGATGCATCGGGTGCGCCGTAGAGCGAGAGCTCCACAGCGGCACCCTCGGCGCGTGCCAGGCGCACCGCCTCCACGGCGGTGTCGATGCCCTTCGACCACAGCATCCGCGCCACGATGGCGATGCGAAGGGGAGGGAAGGGCGGTGGCGGGCTTGGCGCGAACAGGGCAGGGTCGATGCCGGCCCCTCCGACGATGGTCACTGCCGTGTCGGCCGAATCGAGGCCGAGAGCCTGTGCGTCGTCCGGATTCTCGAACAGGAACCGCGTCTTCTTCGAGGCGAGCGGCCCGCGGATCATCTGGCGCAAGGCGAGGCGGGCCATGCGTCCCGCGACGTCGCTGCGCGCGCCCATCAGGCCGAGCCCGGTCAGCGCATAGATTCGGGCCGGAATGCCCGCCATCGCAGCCGCGGTCCCGCCGACGAGGATCGAGCGCAGGGCGATGCAGTGGACGATGTCGGCCTTCAGCCCCTTCAGGATCGCCGCGAGTTGACCCGCTGCATAACCCGCCGCCATCGGGTTGAGGCTGG belongs to Methylobacterium sp. 77 and includes:
- a CDS encoding response regulator transcription factor, producing the protein MHLLIVDDHPLFRDALASAVRLAFPSAVILDADGILGAMAVLAADRAIDLVLLDLSMQGVVGFEGLISIRSRFPRVPILVVSGLEDPRIMREALQHGAAGFVPKAVDKATLTRAIADVLGGGLSIPAALSGPAAGLPSPATHLAERIARLTPQQLRVLLMIRQGKLNKQIAHELQVGDSTVKAHVSEILRKLDVISRTQIVIRTALLDFDQIQMPQAG
- a CDS encoding PsiF family protein, with product MKSSTLRSVLVLGILTALPITDASAAVGGRIGACKQEMKAKGLKGDERKTFMKSCKTDARKACKAEAKSAGSDKADRHAFIKSCLKGDAAPGAAPSSDAPMSPGSTMAPGTGAAPGTGVAPGTGVAPGTGMSPGATPPAPKP
- a CDS encoding methyltransferase; protein product: MTPSVDPLGFIRANTRLLPVPHAPEIVLHVADEATELWQKTEDELDAIGLPPPFWAFAWAGGQALARHILDRPDLVAGQRILDFASGSGLVAIAAVLAGATHATASDLDAFAIAAIGLNAGANGVGDRIVPILDDLIGSQPADLGATVILVADIFYEQDLAGRVTDWLATLHEQGATILIGDPGRSYLPKDRLDVLATYEVPVSRSLEDAEIKRSSVWRFRA
- a CDS encoding glycosyltransferase encodes the protein MQRLVFIVTEDWFFASHFLPMARAAVAMGLSVAVVTRVRAHRAVIEATGARVVELEAERSSLNPMAAGYAAGQLAAILKGLKADIVHCIALRSILVGGTAAAMAGIPARIYALTGLGLMGARSDVAGRMARLALRQMIRGPLASKKTRFLFENPDDAQALGLDSADTAVTIVGGAGIDPALFAPSPPPPFPPLRIAIVARMLWSKGIDTAVEAVRLARAEGAAVELSLYGAPDASNRRAIPEETLRAWNRDGVTWHGPTRDVTGVWAEHHVGCLPSRGGEGLPRTLLEAAACGRALLTTDVPGCRTLVREGIEGLLVPADDAPALAAAMVRLAADPRLTARMGEAARRRVVEDGFTEDAVMHAVSGLYAELLRP